The window TCGATTCTGCGCAAATAATGAAATAACAGCCACGCCGAGACGCTCCATGCGTACCCGAGCGCGGAGCGGTCGAGAACGGTCGGCGCCGGGTCGAGGCTGCCATAGATGTAGAGCTGCTTGAGGACGTCCGAGCCGTATCGGCTGTAGGTGCCCGAATTTCGGGAAGCCGCGCTTTCCATGGCTAGCAAAATGTCGCTGCCTAACTTGCCGCCGCCAACAGCATCAAACGCGATCGTCGCGCCGGTCTCAGCGACGGCGTCAAGCAGAGACGTACCGAACCGCTCGTCCTTCATGTTGAGTACGTGACTGGCGCCGAGATCTCGAAGAATGCGCATCTGCGGGTCGGAGCGCACAATGTTCACCAACGGGATGCCGTCGGCGAGGCATATACGCTGCAGCATCTGGCCAAGGTTGGACGCGGCAGGATTGTGAATGATCGCTCGATGACCGTTTCGGTTGGCGGTTTCAACGAAGCCCAGCGCGGTGAGCGGGTTGATAAACATTGACGCACCATCGGCTGCGCAGGCACCCTCGGGTAGTGCGATTGCATCAGCCACCTTGATCTTGCGGTAGTCGGCGTACATGGCGCCGCCGAACATGCCGACGCGCCTGCCTTGGAGCAACGTCGCATTTCTTCCAGCCGCTATCACTGTGCCAGCCCCTTCGTTGCCGACTGGAAGCGACTTACCGATCCGACCGGCGATTGAAGCCAGGTGCGCCCGGGGCACCGTGAGCTTCACTTGCGACAGGCTCCCAGATTCATTTGTCTCGATCGATGAGAGATCCGCAGGGCCCAGGAGCAATCCAATATCACTTGGATTGACCGGCGTGGCTTCAACGCGCACCACGACTTCATCATCGCCCGGTTCTGTCACTTCGACTGTGTCGAGCGAAACGGTAAGCGTGCCGCACCTGTCTACGGTCGATCGCAATTCTCGTCCCATCCAACCCATTGCTTGCCTCCGTCTCATGCGTTCAATTGGGCATCTTTCATACAATGAACCGTTCGAAATCGATTTCGATTTTGACGAAGCATAACATGAACGAGTTCCGCGCGCGCAAGCGGGAGGCAAGAGGGTATTAGCTCAATGGAGATGAAAAGGGACAGCTACTGAATCGCAGTCGCCGCGCCCCCCAAAGGCAGAGCAGATGGGAAGTAATGCGCAGGCAACTGCTCAATAGTTCAGGAAATCATCGCATTAAAGGATCTTCGCGGCGGGGATAGACGCTTGAGCAGGTCATCTACTTGAGTTCACCACGCCGTGCTTTTCGGTGAGGCTGGTCGTTGCTTTTGCGACACGCGCGTTCATCATCGCGAACGAGTAGACGAATGGAAAAGCTGCGCACCGCAGACTGCGCGGAAGTCGATATACCGTAAGGTGGACTGCAACGACGGCTCAGCATTACGACGGCGTACCGATTCAACTCGGACGAGCGCGCAGGTCGGGGAGCAGTGTTCCACCTTTTTAAGCCCGCAACGCGCGTGGCCGCCTGGGCGTGCTTGTATCGCCGCGCGCGGGAATTCGGCGCGGGCCATCGGAAGCTCGGATCATCAACTCAGGCTCCCAGATTTCCTGGAGCGAATGCGGTGACGCCCCTTCGAGCCGTTGAAGCAACATTTCCGCCATCCGCTTTCCGGCTCGATGCGTCTCGGCTGAGAAGGTGGTCAGTGCGGGTTGGACATAGCGCCCGATCGGATGATTATCGCCGCCGATCACGCCTACGTCGTGCCCGGGGGCCCTCCCGGTCTCCGCGATCCCCCGAAGCACCCCGAGTGCGATTAGATCGTGACCGCACACGATCGCGGTGGGCGGGTCGGCCAATTGCAGCAGACGGCGTGCGGCCTGGGCGCCGCCTTCTTCCGATATATCCGCCTCGATACAAAGCGATTGGTCAAACTCAATTCCAGCTGCCCGCAAGGCCTCTGAATAGCCCAATCTCTCGAGGTGGCTAAACATAAGGTACTCCGGAGCATGGACTAATGCGATTCGGCGATGCCCCAGCGCGATGAATCTCCCGCAGCCGGTGCGCCCAACGACCTGATGATCTATGTCGACAAACGGAAACGCATCCGATGTCTCACTTCGGCCAAAAGCGACGAATGGAATGTCGCGCTCGAGCAGATACGCGATGCGTTCGTCCTGCCGACGGGTGCGTCCGAAGAGTATTGCGTCCACACGCTGCCGTTCGATAAGCCGCTTGAACAGGTCGAGTTCCGTCTCCACGCTACGCCCGGATGCAACGATCACCTGAAGACCGCTGTTTTCCATCGCGTCGTTCACACCCATCAGCATGTCCAAGAAGAAAGGGTGAGCAAAGGATGTCTGCGGCGGCGAGACCACGAACGCGACCGTGTCGGCCGTTTGGCGGCGTAAGCGACGCGCGGCCGGGTCGGGGCAGAAGCTATAGCGCTCGGCGGCCTCCAGAACCCGCTTGCGCGTTGCCGCACTCACGTCTTCGCGGCCATTTAGCGCCTTCGAGACGGTGCTAACGGACAGCTTTAGCTTCGCTGCGAACTCTTGGATGTTCATATGGGCTGCGCTCTTCCATGTCTGCTTCGTCGAGGCGTCGAAAACGATTTTTGGCATTTTACCCTTTCTGAGACCACAGCGTGCGGGTTAACGTTCTGTTTTAAGAAATCGATTTCGGCCAGTGTTTTCGTCGACAGCGGGTCGGTGTTTACCCGCCTCGAACGTCGTCTAACTAGTCGTCGAGCCTCGGCGTGACCGGGCCAGAAACCCTGTCTGCCTTACCTCTGCAAGACGCAAGAGACCAGATCACAGACTAAAACGATTTCGGAACGAAACAGTCGATGCTTGAACTTTTCGTGACCGGGTGCTAACTTGTATTCGAAATCGTTTTCGACAAACGATGGCGGCGCGGCAAATCCATGCCGAACATGTTTATTCCATGGTGAACACCTTGATCGAATATATCGTCACACCCAACGCACCTCTGCCGCGCGGACACTACGCTCAGGCTACCAAGGCCAATGGTCTTGTCTTCGTGTCCGGACAGTTGCCACTCAAGAATCAGGACGGCGTTGCTTTACCTGAAGGACTCGACGCACAGGTTCATCAGGCGTTGTCCAACATGCGCGAGGTTCTGCTTGCGGCAGGAAGCGATGTGGACAAACTGCTGAGCGTACAGATCTATGTGTCCGATATCGAAAACTGGCCGCGGGTGAACGAACTCTATCGCGCCTTCATCGGCGAAAACGCACCCGCTCGCACAGTCGTGCCGTGCGGCTATTTGCACTATGGCGCGCAAATCGAAATTAGCGCCATCGCCCTTTCTGGCGCGCCGATTCAATAAGAAAAACGCTGGCGCGACAAGAGCGCATGGAACACACATCCACGGAGTTCAGTGAGGAGAGAATCATGCAGGCGCTTAACTGGTACAAGGAAGCGGCTCCGGCCGAGCGGCGTACGTTTTGGGGATGCTTTTGCGGCTGGACACTGGACAGCTTTGACAATCAGGTGCTGTCGTTTTTGTTGCCCGCGCTTATGGCAGCGTGGCACTTCTCGAAAACCGAAGCGGGGCTTATCGCCACCTCATCTTTGCTCGCAGCCGCCGTTGGTGGATGGATCTCGGGCATCCTGAGCGATCGTCACGGTCGCGTGCGGGTGTTGACGGGCTCGATTATCTGGTTCACAGCGTTCAGCGTCGCTGCAGGATTCACAACTTCATATCACCAGTTACTCATCGTGCGTGCACTGCAGGGGCTGGGGTTCGGTGCGGAATGGGCCGTCGGTGCCGCCTTGATGGCGGAGGTCATTAACCCGATCCACCGAGGTAAGGCACTTGGGCTCGTGCAGAGCGGCTTCTCTGTCGGCTGGGCACTCGCTGCTGTCATCACGGGGTTGCTGCTCGCATATCTTCCTGCTTCGATCGCATGGCGTTCGGCGTTTTGGGTCGGTGTTGTGCCGGCGCTCGTTGTGCTGCTGATCCGCCGATACATACCCGAGCCCGAAGTGTTCCGCGAGATGAAGAAGGCTACGGGCGGTGCCGTTGTGGCAACGTGGCGTTCGTCTTTTCGCCGAGATGTGCGACGGTGGAGTCTGCTCGCAGCGCTGCTCGTCACTGGACTCCAGGCCAGCAGTTACGCGATCATGATCTGGCTTCCGACGATGCTCATTCAGGTCCGGCACTTGCCGGTGTCGAGTGTTGCAATGATGGCGACGATGATGAGCGTCGGCTCGTTCATCGGCCAGGTCGGTTTCGCTTACCTCAACGACTCATTCGGCCGCCGCTTCACCGCAATCGCCTTTTGCATCTTTTCCGCGTCGATCACAGCCTGCTACCTCTTCGTCCCGATGGATCCGTGGATGCTCGCGCTGCTGGGCTTTCCGGTGGGCATGGGCATCAACGGTGCCTTTGCCGGAATCGGGCCGATGCTCTCGGAACTGTTCCCCACGGAGATCCGCACCACCTGCATGGGATTTTCTTACAACGTCGGCAAGTCGGTCGGCGCCATGAGCGTCGCTTTGGTCGGAGCCGTTGCCGAGCGCATGGGCATGGTTGGATCGATCGCGCTTTTTAGCTTCGTTGGCTACTTCTGCGCGCTGCTTGCGTTGACGTTCCTGCCCGAAACACGCGGGCGGGACCTTTCCAACGTCGTCGCTGACAACGAATCCTTGGAACAAGCAGACTTGCTCGAGCAGGTCAGCGCCACGCGCAGATGAACGTCTGACCCAATAGACGTCGGAAACATGGAGACACGTATGAGCAGTGAATCGGGGGTCGAATTTTACGATCCCGCCGAGGGGCATGGCCTGCCGCATGACCCCTTCAAGGCGATTGTCGCGCCTCGCCTGATCGGCTGGGTGTCGACGCGTTCGCCGCAGGGACAGCCGAACCTTGCGCCGTACAGTTTCTTCGGTGCATTTGCGAGTTCGCCGCCCATCATCGGCTTCGCGAGCGAAGGGCGGAAAGACAGTTTGCGCAATATCGAGGCAACGCGTGAATTCGTGTGGAACCTCGCGACCCGGCCACTTGCGGAGCAGATGAACCTGACCTCCGCCACCGTTGGGCCGGAAATCGATGAATTCCAGCTGACGGGGCTCACGCCTGCGGAGGGTCGGAATGTGTCGGTGCCGCGGGTAGGTGAATCGCCAGCGGCGCTTGAGTGCCGATTGTTGCAGGTTATACACCTTCTTGATCTGCACGGGAGCCCGACCGACAGCTGGCTTGTACTTGGTCAGGTCGTGGGCGTGCACATTCAGAAGGCTTATCTGAAAGACGGTTTGTTCGATACGCGTGCCGCGCAGCCGATTATGCGGGCTGGCTATCGAGCGGACTACGCGCAGATCGGCGAGATGTTCGAGATGTATCGGCCGGTAATATGAGCGATTCCTACAAGTTCGAGAACATGCGCCTTGGAACGAAAACGATTTCGACAGTGAGATTGAAATGACTCAAATCGACAACGAAGTATCGATGATCCGCGAAACTGCCCGCCGCTTCGTGCGCAACCGGCTTGTTCCGCTTGAACAGCAAATTGAGACGGACGATGACGTAAGTCACGAGTTGCTTGCCCAACTGCGATCCGAAGTCGCGGCCCTCGGCCTGTACGGGTTTAACCTTCCAGAGAGTATCGGTGGCCCCGGGCTATCGGCTGCAGCAAAAGTGGCCATTCTCGAGGAGCTCACATACACGTCTGTCCCGTTGAGCGAGGTGTTCGGCCATCTGCCGCTTCAACTGTCTCAGGCGAACGACCGTCAACGCGCCGAGCTGTTGCCCGAGATCCTCGCCGGCCGAAAGATTGTCACGTATGCGCTGACGGAGCCTAACGCCGGCTCAGATCTCGGTGGCCTGCGCACGCGTGCAGAACGGGCGTCGGGCGGATGGGTACTCAACGGAAGCAAACATTTCATTTCTCACGCGGAGACGGCCGACTACATCATCGTGCTTGCCGTAACCGATGCAGGCGCATCCCTCAAGGGTAAGCTCAGTACTTTCATCGTCCGCAAGGGAAATCCGGGTGTAGTCGGCATGACGCGCTACCGCAAGATGGGATGGCGAGGCTACCACCTCAATGGTTTCACGCTCGAAAACTGCTTCGTTCCCGAGGAGGACTTGCTGGGCGAGGTCAATGCGGGCTTCCTCGGCATGATGCAGTCGATCAACCAGGATCGCTTATTGTCGGCGAGCCGTTCGCTTGGTCTTTCGGCACGGGCCCAGACGATGGCCTGTGAGTATGCGCAAGAGCGCAAGGCATTCGGCGCGCAGCTTTCCCAACATCAGGCAATCCAGTTCATGGTTGCTGATAACGATGTGGAAATCGAAGCGGCACGCATGCTGATTGGCGCGGCGGCGCAGATGATCGAAGACGCCGATCCGCGCGCACATGTCGCTGCATGCCGCGCGAAGCTTTATGCGAGCGAGATGGGTTGCCGCGTGACCGATCGCGTGCTCCAGATCTTTGGCGGCATGGGTTACATGACAGAACTGCCTATTGAACGTTTTTACCGCGACGCGCGTGCATTCCGCATTGGTGAAGGTACGTCAGAGATGCAACGCATCCAGATTGCGCGTGCTGCCTTCGCATCGGGAGGTCATCATGGCCTTTGACCTGCTCGACGCGGGAAACCTCGAACTGCCCGCTCTGCATCACGGAGTGCATAGTTATACGCGCGGCGATCTGGGACTTGCGGGGCGGCGTGCCGCGTCATTTCTTCATGAACTCGGTGTAAGACGAGGCGACACCTTCGCGGTGTGGCTTCCCGATGGCGCTGTATGGATGCAACTCTTCTTCGGCGCAGCTCAACTTGGCGCTCTGATGGTGCCAGTGAGCACCCGCTTCCGAAAGCAGGAAGCGCTGCATGTCGTGAAAACATCGAAGGCGCGTGTTCTCTTCGTGCCAAAGCGTTTTCTCGATTTTGACTACGCCGGCTCGGCGCGCGAGATCGACGCTTCGTGCGAGGCGTTGAGCCATGTCGTCGAAATCGAACGATTCGACGGTCTCGCATGGAGCGAGCGCGAACCTTACCCACATTGGGACGGGCGTGATACCGATCTTCTCTGCACTTTTATGACCTCGGGCACGACGGGGCAACCGAAGCTCGCGGCACACACGGCGGGCGGAATTGCTCGTCATGCGCGCAATGTCGGTTCTTACAACGATATGCGAACGAACGACGTAGTGCTCTGCGCGCTGCCTCTTTATGGCGTGCTTGGTTTCGTGCAGGCTATCGCGGCCCTCGCATCGGGCGCTGCGTGCGTGTTACTGCCCGTGTTTAAAGCGGACGCTGCAGCGGCGGCTATCGAACGGCATCGCGTCACGCATTTCTTCGGTTCGGACGCCATGTTCGACATGGTGCTCAACGCTGGAGACTACTCCCTTGCTACCTGGCGCCGCGGCGCATTCCCGGAATATGCAGGCCTTGGTCGCAGTGTCATCGCCAAGGCGTGGGACGCTTGGGGGGTTCGACTGACAGGTTTGTACGGCATGTCCGAATGTTTCGCGATGGCGGCGATGCGCGACCCGCAAGGCGACGCGGAGCAGCGGGGGACGCCCGGAGGCAGACCGATCTCGCCCGAGATCGCCTTCCGAATTGCCGACCCGGAGAGCGGAGAGACGCTTGCAGACCGTCAACAGGGCGAACTGCAACTGCGCGGCTACAACATTATGGCAGGTTACCTCAACAATCCCGCTGCAACGGCGGCAACCTTCACCGCGGACGGCTGGTTCAAGACGGGCGATTTAGCCTACGCCGATGGTGGCTCTTTCCGCTATGTCGGCCGCATTAGGGACAGTCTGCGCCTGCGAGGCTACCTGGTTGATCCCGTCGAAATCGAGTCCTTCCTCACGCAGCATTCCGGCGTAGAGGCGGCCCAGGTCGTCGGCGTACACGTCGAAGGAGAAGGGGACGTCGCGGTCGCATTCATTCGCGCGTCCACGACACCCGAAACTGAGGAGGCGTTGCTTGCCTGGTGCAAGCAAGGCATCGCCGGTTTCAAGGTGCCTCGCCGCATCATCGCAGTTGAGGCGTTTCCGCAAAAGGAAGGTCCTAACGGCGTCAAAATCCTGAGAAACGAGTTGCGTGAAATGGCCGGACGTTGTCTCGGTATTGCGCAGCCGGCATCGGTATGACATGGGAGATTCGACAAATGAAGCAAGCTGACATTCGCTCCGACATTGCGTGGGCGACACCAAAGAAGGTAGTTATTCACGGTCTCGATTTGTGCGACGACATTGTTGGGAAGATTGACTTTGGCCAAATGGCGTTCTTGCAATTATTCGCGCGCCTGCCGCAGGAGCGTGAGCTACGCATGTTCAACGCGATGATGGTCATTCTTGTCGAGCATGGCATCACGCCTTCGTCACTCGCCACTCGCATGACGTATGCGGGCGCGCCGGAAGCCGTTCAGGCGGCCGTGGCTGCAGGTTTGCTTGGTCTCGGCTCGGTTTTCGTGGGTTCGCTTGATAACGCTGCCCGACTATTGCAAGAGTCGATTCCCAACCCGGAGAATGCGCCCGACATCGATGCACTCGCCCGCCTGATTGTCGAGAGCTACCGTGAACGCAAGGAGATTTTGCCGGGAATCGGGCATCCGTTTCACAAGCCGATTGACCCGCGCGCGCCGGCGCTCTTCAAAGTCGCTAAAGAGACCGGCTACGATGGCCCCTACATCCGCCTCATGACTGCGATCGGCACAGAGGCGGAACACAAGCTTGCTCGCGCGCTGCCGGTGAATGTCACGGGCGCGATGGCGGCGGTGGCGTCTGAAATGGGCATTCCGTGGCGCATCTGCCGTGGGTTGGCCGTTGCAGCTCGCGCGGTTGGCTTGGTCGGTCACGTACTTGAAGAGATGCGGCAGCCATTCGCGACCGCCCTATACCTTCGTACGGAGCACGAAGCGAGCGCACATCTGATCCCAACGCAAGACCGAGAACAATCGTGAGTGCGCCGCTGCCAAACGCCTTTCGCTTCTGGACCGAAGAGAAGCTAAGGAATGCGGATACCGACCAATTCCGGCATGTCAACAATGCGGTGATCGCAACGTTCTTCGAAGCGGCGCGGATGGAGATCTTCTCACCGCCGCAGATTCGTTCACTGATGGATGGCGCGAATCTCGCAGTTGTCAGACTACTAATCGAATTTCGCACGGAGTTGCATTTTCCCGGCCACGTTGGCGTCGGAAGCGCGGTCATCGAAGTGGGAAATACATCGTTCAGAGTGCGGCAGAGCATGTTCGATGACCATGACGAGACGCTTTGCGCTACGGCGGAAGCGGTTTGTGTCCTTGTACACGGTGAGACCGGACGTCCGCATCCGATTGCACCCGAACTTCGGGCATATCTTTCCAAGGACGCCGAGAAGGAGACTTACTCATGACGACAGGCACGGTTATGTATGAGCGGCTCGGAGATATCGCGCTCGTGACGCTGAATGATCCGAGCCGCCGCAATGCGCTGTCCCGCGAGATCGTCCGTGGCGTGTCAGCCGCTTTGGACCGGGCGCTGGAGGACGGCGCTCGCGCGGTCGCTATCGCCGCAAACGGGCCCGCGTTTTGTGCCGGCGCAAACATCGACGATCTCCGTTCTGGATGGATGGAAAGTCCGCCGCCCGACGAAGATCCCGCACTGATGTTTAAGCGCATTGCAGAGTTCGAGCGACCGGTCATTGCGGCGGTTCACGGCCCGGCAATAGGGGGTGGCATGGAACTCACCCTCGCCTGCGATCTGGTTGTCGCAAGCACCACCGCATGGCTGTCGATGCCTGAATTGGGGCACGGTGTCATTCCGAACACTGGCGTCGCGCTGTTGTCGCGGATCGTCGGATTGCGCCGCGCATTTGATCTCATCCTGACGCGCAGACGTGTTCCGATCGAGGAAGCGCTGGAACTCGGCCTGGTGAACTGCGTGGTTTCTTCCGAGGAACTGAGCGACAGCGTTCTGTCTTTGGCGCATCAGGTGGTTGACACTGTGCCGCCCGGCGCGTTGAGAGCGGCCAAGCTCAACCTTTGCGCACACGCGGGGATAGATTGGGAGCGCGTCGTGAGCTCGCCACGAGATGTGCCGAAAGAAGAGTGGCAGGAAGGGCTCGATGCCTTCACTCAGAAGCGGAACCCCAACTACGCACGCTTTTGGAGCTGAGGTGCAACGCTGTGCTATGCATTGAAGGGAGATCAAAGTGAAAGTACTCGTATCGGTCAAGCGTTCGGTGGATCCCAACGTGAAGGTGAGCGTCAAACGTGACAACACCGGCGTCGATATTTCGAACGTCAAAATGTCGATGAATCCGTTCGACGAAATAGCAGTGGAAGAAGCGGTACGCTTGAAGGAAGCGGGCGTCGCGACGGAAGTGGTCGCGGTGTCAGCAGGCAACGCGCAATCTCAGGAAACGCTGCGCACTGCTCTGGCCATTGGCGCGGATCGCGCGATCCTAATCGAATCAACCGGGGAGTTGCAGCCTCTCGCTGTGGCAAAGCTCCTCAAGGCGATCATCGACAAAGAGCAGCCTTCTCTCGTCTTGCTAGGCAAGCAGGCGATCGACGACGACTCGAATCAAACGGGTCAGATGCTTGCTGCGCTGGCGCGCTTTCCCCAGGCGACTTTCGCATCGAAGGTCACCATTGCGGACGGGAAGGCCACAGTTGAACGCGAACTGGACGGTGGCGCAGAAACGCTGTCGCTCAGGCTTCCCGCAGTGGTGACGACCGATTTGCGTCTGAACGAGCCGCGCTACGTCACGCTACCGAACATCATGAAGGCCAAAAAGAAGCCACTCGAAATCATCTCATCCGGATCGCTCGGGGTCGATGTTTCCCCGCGTCTGGAGACACTGAAGGTCACCGAGCCACCGAAGCGCGCCGCTGGCGTGAAGGTCGCTAACGCGAAGGAACTGGTCGCAAAACTGACATCCGAAGCTAAAGTGCTTTGACGCTCGAATGGGCGGAGAACGAACATGACGATTCTTGTTATCGCTGAACACGACAACCAAACGCTTAATGCGTCGACGTTAAACACCATCGGCGCCGCGGCCGTGATCGCGACTTTTACCAATCATCCGATTCATGTGCTCGTCGCAGGACACGGTGCAAAAGCGGTCGCAGAAGAGGCCGCGAAAGTGGCGGGGGTCGAAAAGGTGCTTCTCGCCGATGCTCCTCGGCTTGCTGAAGGCCTTGCGGAGCCTGTCGAAGCCACGCTCGTGGATCTTGGCAAAGACTATTCGCACATCTTGGCGCCTGCGACTGCCTATGGGAAAAACATTGCGCCGCGCGTTGCAGCCCGGCTGGATGTCGCTCAAATCAGTGAGGTCATATCTGTTACTGATGTCGACACGTTTGAGCGGCCAATCTATGCGGGAAATGCCATCGCGTTGGTTCGGTCTCGCGATCCGATCAAGGTGCTGACGGTTCGTGCAACCGCTTTTGATCCCGCGGCATGTGAGGGCGTTGGTGCTTCGATTGAAGGGATTCGCGCAGCCGATGATGAGGGCCTGTCGCAATTCGTGAGCCGGGAGGTGACAAAGCTGGACCGGCCTGAACTGACATCGGCGAACGTGATCGTGTCCGGTGGACGCGGCCTGGGCAGCGGCGAGAGCTACCGGGCCGTGCTGGAGCCTCTGGCTGATCGGCTTGGCGCGGCGATGGGCGCGTCACGAGCGGCAGTCGACGCTGGGTTCGTACCCAACGACTATCAGGTCGGCCAGACGGGAAAGATCGTTGCGCCGCAGTTGTATATTGCGGTCGGCATATCCGGTGCGATCCAACATCTCGCAGGCATGAAGGACTCGAAAGTGATCGTGGCGATCAACCGAGACGAAGAGGCGCCCATCTTTAGCGTTGCGGACTATGGCCTTGTTGGTGACCTCTTTGAGTGCGTTCCTGCGCTGCTCGACGAGTTGGATGCGCCGCGATGAACGCGCAACTTCCGATCCGCGCAGAATCCGGCCTGAGGCCTATCCACAACTCTCGCTTACAGGGCAGGGCGATCGCTAATGCGGAAGATGCGGAGTTGTGGCGATGGTTTTCCCTGTTGGTGCATGACTCACGCATTCGATGGATACACGCGCACGAAGGCTGGCTTGTATCCATCGACCATCGGCACGTAGCTACTGAGTCGTCCTTCGACGAAGCAATGCGCTCGGCGATGTTGCGCTTTAAGGAGCGGTCCGGACACCAACAAACAAAGTTTTGATTTCGGCTCTTTCGAGTCGATGCTTTCCGTTCAAAGAACGAACAACTTATAGCTAACGATGACTTTTCAAACGATCAACCCGGCAACCGGGAAACTTGTGAAGGAATTCCCTCTTCAATCTGATGATCAGGTCTTTGCGGCCTTGGATGCTGCCCACAGGCGCTATCATGAAGACTGGAAGCAGCGTCCTGTGGCGGAACGTGCTCGCATCGTCGCTCGCGCTGCGAAGATTCTCCGTGAGAAGCGAGATGAGTACGCTACGCTGCCTACCCTCGAAATGGGGAAGGTTACCCGTTTCAGTTATCTCGAAGTCGATCTCGTAGCTGACATCCTCGACTATTACGCGCAAAACGGCGAAGCGTTCCTGAAGGCACAGCCGGTCCCTGGGGAGCCCGACGCGACAATCCTGGCCGAACCCATTGGTGTTGTTCTCGCCATTGAGCCATGGAACTTTCCGTACTATCAACTGGCTCGTGTCGCGGCGCCCCAACTGATCGCAGGCAATGTCGTCCTGATGAAGCACGCCGAGAACGTCCCGCAATGCGCGCTCGCTTTTGCGCGCTTATTCGAGGAGGCCGGCGCGCCAGAAGGCGTGTACACCAATCTATTCTGCAGCATCGATCAAGTCGCGAAGCTAGTAGACGACTTCCGCGTGCGCGGCGTCGCGCTGACGGGAAGCGAGCGAGCGGGCGCGTCCGTGGGCGAGCGTGCGGGGCGAAGTCTCAAGAAGGTGATACTTGAACTGGGTGGAAGTGATCCTGCGCTTATCCTCGAAGGCGCCCCGCTGGATCATGCCGTCGAGCAAGTTGTGATGGGGCGCACGTTCAACTCGGGGCAAGGATGCGTGAACATCAAGCGCGTCATCGTGGTCGGGAAGGACCGTGGGGCTTCTATGCTCGCGATGTTGAAAGAGAAATTTGCGGCGATCAAAGTCGGCGATCCGACGGACGAGTCTACGGTGCTCGGGCCGCTCGTCAGTGAACGCGCGCTTCAAGGCCTGCTGACACAGATCGATGAGGCCAGAGCCGCGGGCGCCCGCATCGTGCATGGAGGTAAGCGGGTGGAGCGTGATGGCTTTTATCTTGAGCCTACGATCATCACGGATATCGCAGAGGCCAACCCGCTGTTTCAACAGGAAGCGTTCGGTCCGGTATTGTCCTTTTATATCGTCGATAGCGAGCAGGAAGCTATCCGGTTGGCC is drawn from Caballeronia sp. NK8 and contains these coding sequences:
- a CDS encoding NADH oxidase, with the protein product MGWMGRELRSTVDRCGTLTVSLDTVEVTEPGDDEVVVRVEATPVNPSDIGLLLGPADLSSIETNESGSLSQVKLTVPRAHLASIAGRIGKSLPVGNEGAGTVIAAGRNATLLQGRRVGMFGGAMYADYRKIKVADAIALPEGACAADGASMFINPLTALGFVETANRNGHRAIIHNPAASNLGQMLQRICLADGIPLVNIVRSDPQMRILRDLGASHVLNMKDERFGTSLLDAVAETGATIAFDAVGGGKLGSDILLAMESAASRNSGTYSRYGSDVLKQLYIYGSLDPAPTVLDRSALGYAWSVSAWLLFHYLRRIDPATMQRLRQRVVEELTTTFASHYTRTVGLAEALNPEVLRAFNRKATGEKFLIDPSRG
- a CDS encoding LacI family DNA-binding transcriptional regulator; this translates as MPKIVFDASTKQTWKSAAHMNIQEFAAKLKLSVSTVSKALNGREDVSAATRKRVLEAAERYSFCPDPAARRLRRQTADTVAFVVSPPQTSFAHPFFLDMLMGVNDAMENSGLQVIVASGRSVETELDLFKRLIERQRVDAILFGRTRRQDERIAYLLERDIPFVAFGRSETSDAFPFVDIDHQVVGRTGCGRFIALGHRRIALVHAPEYLMFSHLERLGYSEALRAAGIEFDQSLCIEADISEEGGAQAARRLLQLADPPTAIVCGHDLIALGVLRGIAETGRAPGHDVGVIGGDNHPIGRYVQPALTTFSAETHRAGKRMAEMLLQRLEGASPHSLQEIWEPELMIRASDGPRRIPARGDTSTPRRPRALRA
- a CDS encoding RidA family protein, with translation MAARQIHAEHVYSMVNTLIEYIVTPNAPLPRGHYAQATKANGLVFVSGQLPLKNQDGVALPEGLDAQVHQALSNMREVLLAAGSDVDKLLSVQIYVSDIENWPRVNELYRAFIGENAPARTVVPCGYLHYGAQIEISAIALSGAPIQ
- a CDS encoding MFS transporter produces the protein MQALNWYKEAAPAERRTFWGCFCGWTLDSFDNQVLSFLLPALMAAWHFSKTEAGLIATSSLLAAAVGGWISGILSDRHGRVRVLTGSIIWFTAFSVAAGFTTSYHQLLIVRALQGLGFGAEWAVGAALMAEVINPIHRGKALGLVQSGFSVGWALAAVITGLLLAYLPASIAWRSAFWVGVVPALVVLLIRRYIPEPEVFREMKKATGGAVVATWRSSFRRDVRRWSLLAALLVTGLQASSYAIMIWLPTMLIQVRHLPVSSVAMMATMMSVGSFIGQVGFAYLNDSFGRRFTAIAFCIFSASITACYLFVPMDPWMLALLGFPVGMGINGAFAGIGPMLSELFPTEIRTTCMGFSYNVGKSVGAMSVALVGAVAERMGMVGSIALFSFVGYFCALLALTFLPETRGRDLSNVVADNESLEQADLLEQVSATRR
- a CDS encoding flavin reductase family protein, with product MSSESGVEFYDPAEGHGLPHDPFKAIVAPRLIGWVSTRSPQGQPNLAPYSFFGAFASSPPIIGFASEGRKDSLRNIEATREFVWNLATRPLAEQMNLTSATVGPEIDEFQLTGLTPAEGRNVSVPRVGESPAALECRLLQVIHLLDLHGSPTDSWLVLGQVVGVHIQKAYLKDGLFDTRAAQPIMRAGYRADYAQIGEMFEMYRPVI
- a CDS encoding acyl-CoA dehydrogenase family protein: MTQIDNEVSMIRETARRFVRNRLVPLEQQIETDDDVSHELLAQLRSEVAALGLYGFNLPESIGGPGLSAAAKVAILEELTYTSVPLSEVFGHLPLQLSQANDRQRAELLPEILAGRKIVTYALTEPNAGSDLGGLRTRAERASGGWVLNGSKHFISHAETADYIIVLAVTDAGASLKGKLSTFIVRKGNPGVVGMTRYRKMGWRGYHLNGFTLENCFVPEEDLLGEVNAGFLGMMQSINQDRLLSASRSLGLSARAQTMACEYAQERKAFGAQLSQHQAIQFMVADNDVEIEAARMLIGAAAQMIEDADPRAHVAACRAKLYASEMGCRVTDRVLQIFGGMGYMTELPIERFYRDARAFRIGEGTSEMQRIQIARAAFASGGHHGL
- a CDS encoding AMP-binding protein gives rise to the protein MAFDLLDAGNLELPALHHGVHSYTRGDLGLAGRRAASFLHELGVRRGDTFAVWLPDGAVWMQLFFGAAQLGALMVPVSTRFRKQEALHVVKTSKARVLFVPKRFLDFDYAGSAREIDASCEALSHVVEIERFDGLAWSEREPYPHWDGRDTDLLCTFMTSGTTGQPKLAAHTAGGIARHARNVGSYNDMRTNDVVLCALPLYGVLGFVQAIAALASGAACVLLPVFKADAAAAAIERHRVTHFFGSDAMFDMVLNAGDYSLATWRRGAFPEYAGLGRSVIAKAWDAWGVRLTGLYGMSECFAMAAMRDPQGDAEQRGTPGGRPISPEIAFRIADPESGETLADRQQGELQLRGYNIMAGYLNNPAATAATFTADGWFKTGDLAYADGGSFRYVGRIRDSLRLRGYLVDPVEIESFLTQHSGVEAAQVVGVHVEGEGDVAVAFIRASTTPETEEALLAWCKQGIAGFKVPRRIIAVEAFPQKEGPNGVKILRNELREMAGRCLGIAQPASV